A DNA window from uncultured Methanoregula sp. contains the following coding sequences:
- a CDS encoding glycosyltransferase family 4 protein — MNICLALPYHPSTPYGGPESVASNTIQGFKLIHKRLETNDVHLTILSNKGNNIKLTSVIDPEYSNIKLNFYKNYCPVSITGDFQAMIRQLQLKKTDIIHSHILQNAVASVLLKKTTFLTVHGMFWKERNFVSNNFDNVAYSISVMRIKWLKDRINRIIAISPYVIDEFNSIGGISQDRSIIIENPISESFFQIKRTEKKDNIIICPGSITRRKNQEALIKAVDLVNKRGFDCKVIFTGSIVDIEYCNYLKKLIDKFQLNENVFILGSISHDRLLEIYANASLLCLTSLQETTPMAIAEAMACGIPVIASDVGGVKYMITHAEDGMIIKPNDIELIALTISNVLGSQKLMDKFTQNGKSKANNRWKSDIISNRLLDLYLQYK, encoded by the coding sequence ATGAATATATGTCTTGCTCTTCCTTATCATCCATCCACACCATATGGTGGACCAGAGAGCGTTGCATCTAATACAATTCAGGGATTTAAATTAATACATAAAAGGTTGGAAACAAACGATGTTCATTTAACTATTCTATCAAATAAAGGGAATAACATCAAATTAACATCAGTTATTGATCCAGAATATTCAAATATTAAATTGAATTTTTATAAAAATTATTGTCCCGTAAGCATTACAGGTGATTTTCAAGCAATGATAAGACAGCTGCAATTAAAAAAAACCGATATAATTCACTCGCATATCCTCCAAAATGCTGTTGCCAGTGTTTTACTAAAAAAAACAACATTTCTCACGGTTCATGGTATGTTCTGGAAAGAGAGGAATTTTGTATCAAACAATTTCGATAATGTTGCATATTCCATTAGCGTCATGAGAATTAAATGGCTTAAAGATCGTATTAATCGAATTATTGCTATATCCCCCTATGTTATTGATGAATTTAACAGCATTGGGGGTATTTCTCAAGATCGTAGTATAATAATTGAAAATCCAATATCCGAATCCTTTTTTCAAATAAAACGAACCGAAAAAAAAGATAATATCATTATTTGCCCGGGTTCTATAACACGACGTAAAAACCAAGAAGCGTTGATTAAAGCAGTAGATTTGGTAAATAAACGAGGATTTGATTGTAAAGTAATATTTACTGGTAGCATTGTTGATATTGAATACTGTAACTATCTCAAAAAATTAATCGATAAATTTCAGCTCAACGAAAATGTTTTTATTTTAGGGTCGATTTCACATGACAGATTATTAGAGATCTATGCAAACGCTTCATTACTTTGCCTTACTTCGTTACAAGAGACAACACCAATGGCAATAGCCGAGGCAATGGCATGTGGAATTCCAGTAATTGCTTCGGATGTGGGGGGGGTGAAATATATGATCACTCATGCGGAAGATGGTATGATTATAAAACCAAACGACATTGAGTTAATTGCCCTAACCATCTCAAATGTTCTCGGATCTCAAAAATTAATGGATAAATTTACCCAAAACGGAAAATCTAAAGCTAATAACAGATGGAAATCAGATATTATTTCAAACAGACTTTTGGATTTATATCTTCAATACAAATGA